The proteins below are encoded in one region of Aeromonas jandaei:
- a CDS encoding DNA internalization-related competence protein ComEC/Rec2 — protein sequence MDLRLLSFALGASSSLLWPWLPSLAWGGLLLSLLVPLACCRAWRLLFLLLGILWMQATLSYHLAWLELLDKKTSHIITAQLQSAESEGEKFVRLTLSVHELDGRPLRPSPLIRVNAYQQLPPLTAGSELTLVTTLKPAHGLANEAGMDGRRLLLGKGITATGNLRRVIHIAPVAPGLRERWLAAANASWRPLSQGPLLAALTFGEQSGITDEQWSLFRGSGLTHIIAISGQHIALVAVLGWWLGRLFGLRGAICVSLLFAATYSWLAGFAVATERALIMVLVWSVLRWRRREWPAYRIWLWAFVVLTLWDPFALYSVGFWLSFLAVAILLLVGYFHEKPTLWQIQLWMLLGLLPLQLALFEGIAPLAMVINLLAVPLFCIVIIPLALIGVLLAPLSGTLAYGLFWLANLGLEWGLTLLDILASRVQLWWPLPGWWLPVSTLLLLLWLCWLWRAARWFLLPGLLALTLFLWPAPPRWQVRVLDVGQGLAVLISKGDRAILYDTGDRYPGGYNMADAVILPTLSHLGIRVIDRLIISHKDRDHAGNRKRLLSALTVRSELSSYPFTPSTTLCQRGQAWSWQGLLFRVLWPEQPGAGHNNDGCVVRISDGERSVLLSADIERQAEQRLVALEGAGLASTLLVSPHHGSRTSSTPPFVAAVAPRYVVHSAGFMNQWGFPRPEVVARYQGTTQWVTGLDGEVVIAPVAGGMQVKAERDHGPWYRQAGNWWQPKVWGDRPDSSP from the coding sequence ATGGATCTGCGTCTGTTGTCGTTTGCCCTCGGGGCAAGCTCCTCACTGCTCTGGCCATGGTTACCTTCACTTGCATGGGGGGGCCTGTTGCTGTCCCTGCTGGTTCCCCTTGCCTGTTGCCGCGCGTGGCGGCTGCTGTTTCTGCTGCTTGGCATCCTCTGGATGCAGGCCACTCTCTCGTATCATCTGGCCTGGCTGGAGCTGCTTGACAAAAAAACGAGCCATATCATAACCGCACAGTTGCAAAGTGCAGAGTCCGAAGGGGAGAAATTTGTCCGGCTGACCCTCAGCGTCCATGAACTGGATGGTCGGCCGCTCCGTCCGTCCCCCCTGATCCGGGTCAATGCCTATCAGCAGTTGCCCCCCCTGACGGCGGGGAGTGAACTGACACTGGTGACCACTCTCAAGCCGGCCCACGGCCTTGCCAACGAGGCGGGGATGGATGGCCGCCGCCTGCTGCTTGGCAAGGGCATTACGGCTACCGGCAACCTGCGCCGGGTGATCCATATCGCGCCGGTGGCACCCGGTTTGCGCGAGCGCTGGCTGGCGGCGGCCAACGCGAGCTGGCGACCTCTTTCGCAGGGCCCCTTGCTGGCGGCGCTCACCTTCGGCGAACAGAGTGGTATCACCGATGAGCAGTGGAGCCTGTTTCGCGGCAGCGGGCTGACCCACATCATCGCCATCTCAGGCCAGCACATCGCGCTGGTGGCGGTGCTCGGCTGGTGGCTGGGCCGTTTGTTCGGGCTGCGCGGAGCGATCTGCGTGTCGCTGCTGTTTGCCGCCACTTACAGCTGGCTGGCGGGGTTTGCTGTGGCGACCGAGCGGGCGCTCATCATGGTACTGGTCTGGAGTGTGCTGCGCTGGCGACGGCGGGAGTGGCCGGCCTACCGCATCTGGCTCTGGGCTTTTGTGGTGCTGACCCTCTGGGATCCCTTTGCCCTCTACTCGGTCGGCTTCTGGCTCTCGTTTCTGGCGGTCGCTATCTTGCTGCTGGTCGGTTACTTCCATGAAAAGCCAACCCTCTGGCAGATCCAGCTCTGGATGCTGCTCGGTCTGCTGCCGCTGCAGTTGGCGCTATTTGAGGGGATTGCGCCGCTCGCCATGGTGATCAACCTGCTGGCGGTACCGCTCTTTTGCATCGTCATTATTCCGTTGGCGCTGATTGGCGTGCTACTGGCGCCGCTCTCTGGCACGCTCGCCTACGGGTTGTTCTGGTTGGCAAATCTGGGTCTGGAGTGGGGGCTCACCCTGCTCGATATACTCGCCTCCCGGGTCCAGCTCTGGTGGCCACTACCGGGCTGGTGGCTGCCGGTGAGCACGCTCTTGCTGTTGCTCTGGCTCTGCTGGCTGTGGCGGGCGGCCCGTTGGTTCTTGCTGCCGGGGCTGCTGGCCCTGACGCTCTTTCTCTGGCCGGCACCGCCGCGCTGGCAGGTGCGGGTGCTCGATGTGGGGCAGGGGTTGGCAGTGCTCATCAGCAAGGGGGATCGTGCCATCCTCTATGACACCGGCGATCGCTATCCCGGCGGCTACAACATGGCGGATGCGGTGATCCTGCCCACCTTGAGCCACCTTGGCATCCGGGTCATCGATCGCCTCATCATCAGCCACAAGGATCGGGATCATGCGGGCAACCGCAAGCGGCTGCTCAGCGCCCTGACGGTGCGCAGCGAGCTATCCTCCTACCCTTTCACCCCGTCAACCACCCTCTGCCAGCGCGGTCAGGCATGGTCATGGCAAGGGTTGCTGTTTCGCGTGCTCTGGCCAGAACAGCCCGGGGCAGGGCACAACAACGATGGTTGCGTGGTACGCATCAGCGATGGCGAGCGCAGCGTGCTGCTGAGCGCTGACATCGAGCGGCAGGCGGAGCAGCGGCTGGTGGCGCTCGAGGGAGCCGGGCTTGCCAGCACCCTGCTGGTGAGCCCGCACCACGGCAGTCGCACCTCCTCCACCCCGCCTTTTGTCGCCGCCGTGGCGCCTCGTTATGTGGTGCACAGCGCCGGTTTCATGAACCAGTGGGGCTTTCCCCGTCCCGAGGTAGTCGCTCGTTATCAGGGGACGACCCAGTGGGTGACCGGTCTGGACGGGGAGGTAGTAATTGCGCCGGTCGCAGGTGGTATGCAGGTCAAAGCCGAGCGGGATCATGGCCCCTGGTACCGGCAAGCCGGCAACTGGTGGCAGCCGAAAGTATGGGGAGATCGGCCAGACTCATCACCCTGA
- a CDS encoding DUF2062 domain-containing protein: MPKRLIKRWMPDPQTLKEHKHLRLFGRLLLDANLWHLNRRSAAGAFAVGLFMAWVPLPCQMLLAAGLAIACRVNLPLAVALVWLSNPLTIPPMFYGAYLVGCQLLGQTSQHVDIQFTWAWLVSVFETVAPPLLLGSLVLALLSSLIGYAVIRTFWRISTVRQWQKRKVARPC; the protein is encoded by the coding sequence ATGCCCAAACGACTCATCAAACGCTGGATGCCCGACCCGCAAACACTGAAAGAACACAAGCACTTGCGGCTCTTTGGTCGCCTGCTGCTCGATGCCAATCTCTGGCATCTCAACCGGCGCTCGGCTGCGGGCGCCTTCGCCGTGGGGCTGTTCATGGCCTGGGTGCCGCTCCCCTGCCAGATGTTGCTGGCCGCCGGGCTCGCCATCGCCTGCCGGGTCAATCTGCCCCTCGCAGTGGCGCTGGTCTGGCTCTCCAATCCACTGACCATTCCCCCTATGTTCTATGGCGCCTATCTGGTCGGTTGCCAGTTGCTGGGGCAAACCTCGCAACATGTCGACATCCAGTTCACCTGGGCCTGGCTGGTATCGGTATTTGAAACCGTCGCCCCGCCGCTCCTGCTGGGCTCGCTGGTGCTGGCCCTGCTGAGCTCGCTCATCGGATACGCCGTGATCCGCACCTTCTGGCGCATCAGCACGGTGCGTCAGTGGCAAAAGCGCAAGGTGGCACGCCCATGCTGA
- a CDS encoding DUF2062 domain-containing protein, producing MLSRWFSRFKIDPDTLRKQKWFALFGERLLAPALWQGGTRALSGAVAAGIFACWFPIPMHSLIAVGLALAFSLNLPLALLAVWFNNPLTLPFMYLYAYRTGCLVLHKTPEPFHLTWTLHWLEQEAATLVPPFLLGSMLLAVLTALLGGALTLLVLQLRRWLQGLR from the coding sequence ATGCTGAGTCGCTGGTTCTCCCGTTTCAAGATCGATCCCGATACCCTGCGCAAGCAGAAGTGGTTTGCCCTGTTTGGTGAGCGACTGCTCGCTCCCGCCCTCTGGCAAGGGGGCACCCGCGCCCTGAGCGGCGCCGTGGCCGCCGGCATCTTCGCCTGCTGGTTCCCTATCCCGATGCATTCGCTGATCGCGGTCGGACTGGCGCTGGCGTTCAGCCTCAACCTGCCGCTGGCGCTGCTGGCGGTCTGGTTCAACAACCCGCTCACACTGCCCTTCATGTACCTCTATGCCTATCGCACCGGCTGTCTGGTGCTGCACAAGACGCCGGAGCCTTTCCATCTCACCTGGACGCTCCACTGGCTGGAGCAGGAAGCGGCAACTCTTGTTCCCCCCTTCCTGCTCGGTAGCATGCTGCTGGCGGTGCTCACCGCACTGCTGGGTGGCGCCCTCACCTTGCTGGTGCTTCAGCTGCGCCGCTGGTTGCAGGGCCTTCGCTGA
- a CDS encoding amino acid aminotransferase: MFEKVVAAPADPILGLTEAFRADSRSHKINLGVGIYKDETGATPILHCVKQAEQKLLTDEKTKNYLGIEGNIEYGRIVQQLLFGQNSALVASGRAKTAQAPGGTGALRIAAEFVVRNGLAKTIWISDPTWANHVSVFQAAGLTVKWYKYYDAATKGLDFAAMQASLAEVQAGDLVLLHGCCHNPTGIDPTSDQWRALAKQSAAAGWLPLFDFAYQGFARGIEEDAEGLRIFAECHDELLVASSFSKNFGLYNERVGAFTLVSATKEIADVAFTQVKTVIRANYSNPPSHGAAVVTAVVSDPALYAEWVEEVAAMRVRIREMRELLVEKLAARGVNQDFSFIREQNGMFSFSGLSKDQVERLKSEFAIYIVGSGRISVAGITRANIDPLCDAIAKVL, encoded by the coding sequence ATGTTTGAAAAGGTTGTTGCCGCCCCAGCGGATCCGATCCTGGGCCTGACCGAAGCCTTCCGCGCTGACTCTCGCAGCCACAAAATCAATCTGGGAGTCGGGATCTACAAGGATGAGACCGGTGCCACCCCCATTCTTCACTGCGTCAAGCAAGCCGAGCAGAAGCTGCTGACCGACGAGAAGACCAAGAATTACCTCGGTATTGAAGGCAATATCGAATATGGCCGCATCGTGCAGCAGTTGCTGTTCGGGCAGAACTCCGCGCTGGTCGCCAGCGGCCGCGCCAAGACCGCTCAAGCGCCGGGCGGTACCGGTGCCCTTCGTATCGCTGCCGAATTTGTGGTGCGCAACGGTCTGGCCAAGACCATCTGGATCTCCGATCCCACCTGGGCCAACCACGTCAGCGTGTTCCAGGCCGCCGGTCTGACCGTCAAGTGGTACAAGTACTACGACGCCGCCACCAAGGGGCTCGACTTTGCTGCCATGCAGGCCTCGCTGGCTGAAGTGCAGGCAGGCGATTTGGTGCTGCTGCACGGCTGCTGCCACAACCCGACCGGTATCGACCCCACTAGCGATCAGTGGCGCGCACTGGCCAAGCAGAGTGCTGCCGCCGGCTGGTTGCCGCTGTTTGACTTTGCCTATCAGGGCTTTGCCCGCGGTATCGAAGAGGATGCCGAAGGTCTGCGCATCTTCGCCGAGTGCCACGACGAGCTGCTGGTAGCGAGCTCCTTCTCCAAGAACTTCGGTCTCTACAACGAGCGGGTCGGCGCCTTCACTCTGGTCAGTGCCACCAAGGAGATCGCCGACGTCGCCTTCACCCAGGTCAAGACCGTCATTCGCGCCAACTACTCCAACCCGCCGTCACATGGCGCCGCCGTCGTCACCGCCGTGGTGAGCGATCCGGCCCTCTATGCCGAGTGGGTGGAAGAAGTGGCTGCCATGCGGGTGCGCATTCGCGAGATGCGCGAGCTGCTGGTGGAGAAACTGGCTGCGCGCGGTGTGAACCAGGATTTCAGCTTTATCCGCGAGCAGAACGGCATGTTCTCCTTCTCAGGTCTCTCCAAGGATCAGGTTGAGCGCCTCAAGAGCGAGTTTGCCATCTATATCGTCGGCTCCGGCCGGATCAGCGTGGCCGGTATTACCCGTGCCAACATAGATCCGCTTTGCGATGCCATCGCCAAGGTGCTGTAA
- the hdfR gene encoding HTH-type transcriptional regulator HdfR translates to MDTELLRTFIEVSKTRHFGRAAENLYLTQSAVSFRIRQLEQQLGVSLFARHRNNIRLTASGERLLPYADAILHTLGRAKQDVALSPGFSQQLAIGAPAVFWELDFNDWLNHIYALAPGLAVRLETASREHLCRQLLERSLDLALLSEPTKIDEIALHPIGELVFELVSRDPAANADNLMQMPHIHLDWGTSFEPQPSRLQSLQKTPVLHSSSASMALQFVLANGGAAYLPRRMVSPFLEKGALHLVEGGQPLSRPLYLAYLEKSDRRELIDQLLTLPLGWHDAELRLAAE, encoded by the coding sequence ATGGATACCGAGCTGCTTCGGACCTTTATCGAGGTGAGCAAGACCCGGCACTTTGGCCGGGCTGCTGAAAATCTCTATCTGACCCAGTCGGCGGTGAGTTTCAGGATCCGCCAGCTTGAACAGCAACTCGGGGTCAGTCTGTTTGCCCGTCATCGCAACAACATCCGTTTGACAGCCTCCGGTGAGCGTCTGCTGCCCTATGCAGACGCCATCCTCCATACCCTTGGTCGTGCCAAACAGGATGTGGCGCTCTCGCCAGGTTTCAGCCAGCAGCTGGCCATCGGTGCTCCCGCCGTCTTCTGGGAGCTCGATTTCAATGACTGGCTCAACCACATCTATGCGCTGGCGCCCGGCTTGGCGGTACGGCTGGAAACGGCTTCCCGCGAGCACCTCTGTCGCCAGTTGCTTGAGCGCTCCCTCGATCTGGCCCTGCTCTCCGAGCCGACCAAGATCGACGAGATAGCTCTGCACCCCATCGGGGAGCTGGTGTTCGAGCTGGTGAGCCGGGATCCGGCGGCCAACGCCGACAACCTGATGCAGATGCCCCACATCCATCTCGACTGGGGTACCAGCTTCGAGCCGCAGCCGAGCAGGCTGCAGAGCCTGCAAAAGACCCCGGTGCTGCACTCCAGCTCTGCCAGCATGGCGCTGCAATTTGTGCTGGCCAACGGCGGTGCCGCCTATCTGCCGCGGCGCATGGTCAGCCCCTTCCTCGAGAAAGGGGCGTTGCATCTGGTAGAAGGGGGCCAGCCGCTGAGCCGTCCGCTCTATCTCGCCTATCTGGAGAAATCAGATCGCCGCGAACTGATCGATCAGCTGCTGACGCTGCCACTCGGTTGGCACGATGCCGAGCTGCGGCTCGCCGCCGAATAG
- the maoP gene encoding DUF413 domain-containing protein has product MSFESDKRFNDFKHFPRGLRRSGEFTVAEADSLEKYGTAMLSLYQGTLAPRDDVEAAFIEQVKSGAAGANPHAKVWFKYLKVIGPKRVHRLCTVVGGASEESSGGGSFDVGGGSGGGSDESID; this is encoded by the coding sequence ATGAGCTTCGAATCAGACAAGCGTTTCAACGACTTCAAACATTTTCCCCGTGGCCTGCGTCGCAGTGGCGAATTCACTGTGGCCGAAGCGGATAGTCTGGAAAAATACGGCACAGCCATGCTGTCACTCTATCAGGGCACCCTTGCCCCCCGTGACGATGTAGAGGCTGCTTTCATCGAGCAGGTTAAATCCGGTGCTGCCGGTGCCAACCCCCACGCCAAGGTATGGTTCAAGTACCTCAAGGTGATCGGGCCCAAGCGTGTTCACCGTCTCTGCACCGTCGTTGGCGGCGCCAGCGAAGAGAGCAGCGGTGGCGGCAGCTTTGATGTCGGCGGTGGCAGCGGCGGTGGCAGTGACGAGTCCATCGATTAA
- the eco gene encoding serine protease inhibitor ecotin, whose product MKTVLRFSLLGALLLGGHAFAAEPKKFDISMFPAADVNQERVVIRLPEVENEADMMVELQVGKKMMVDCNVPRFAGNLEQHSVKGWGYNYLQLGQVSDPISTLMACPDGQKKETFVQIYGQGFFVNYNSKLPFVIYVPQEYEVRYRLWRADNLAQPAMIE is encoded by the coding sequence ATGAAAACCGTATTGCGTTTTAGCCTGCTGGGCGCCTTGTTGCTGGGTGGCCATGCCTTCGCCGCCGAGCCGAAAAAATTTGATATCAGCATGTTCCCAGCCGCTGACGTGAATCAGGAACGTGTGGTAATCCGCCTGCCTGAAGTCGAGAACGAAGCCGACATGATGGTCGAGCTGCAGGTCGGCAAGAAGATGATGGTTGACTGCAACGTGCCGCGTTTTGCGGGCAACCTGGAACAGCACAGCGTCAAGGGCTGGGGCTACAACTATCTGCAACTGGGTCAGGTTTCCGACCCCATCAGCACTCTGATGGCTTGCCCGGATGGTCAGAAGAAAGAGACCTTCGTCCAGATCTATGGTCAGGGTTTCTTTGTGAACTACAACTCCAAGCTGCCGTTCGTGATCTATGTGCCGCAGGAGTACGAAGTGCGCTACCGTTTGTGGCGTGCCGACAACCTGGCACAGCCGGCCATGATCGAGTAA
- the glpQ gene encoding glycerophosphodiester phosphodiesterase, translating into MKKLTVSLIALSLGASLSLPVLAVDEGKIVIAHRGASGYLPEHTLESKALAYGMGADYLEQDLVMTKDDQLVVMHDHFLDGITDVAERFPGRARPDGRYYVVDFTLDEVRSLRMTEPFQLVDGKQVPVYPARFPLWKSSFKIHTFQEEIEMIQGLNKSTGKNIGIYPEIKAPWLFRHEGKDISKAVLKVLKQYGYTSKDDKVYLQCFDTNELKRINSELMPAMGMDLKLVQLMAETDWNETMVYDAKGKATPYSYDWMFKPGAMKEIASYAEGIGPWKPMIVPEPGTLGKPTFTGMVKEAHAAGLKVHPYTFRQDDGQIPAYAKDFTDLLNIFLYQADVDGVFSDFPDKAVAVIQAHEGTRK; encoded by the coding sequence ATGAAAAAACTCACCGTCTCCCTCATTGCGCTAAGCCTTGGGGCATCCCTCTCATTACCTGTTCTGGCCGTCGATGAAGGCAAGATAGTGATTGCTCACCGGGGCGCTTCCGGCTACCTGCCCGAGCACACCCTGGAGTCCAAGGCATTGGCCTACGGCATGGGTGCCGATTATCTGGAGCAGGATCTGGTGATGACCAAGGATGACCAGCTGGTGGTGATGCACGATCACTTCCTCGATGGCATCACCGATGTGGCCGAGCGCTTCCCCGGCCGGGCTCGCCCGGATGGGCGCTACTATGTGGTGGATTTCACCCTGGATGAAGTGCGCTCCCTGCGCATGACCGAGCCGTTCCAGCTGGTGGATGGCAAGCAGGTGCCGGTCTATCCGGCGCGCTTCCCGCTGTGGAAGTCCAGCTTCAAGATCCACACCTTCCAGGAAGAGATCGAGATGATCCAGGGGCTCAACAAGAGCACCGGCAAGAACATCGGTATCTACCCGGAGATAAAAGCGCCATGGCTGTTCCGCCACGAAGGCAAGGACATCTCCAAGGCGGTACTCAAGGTATTGAAGCAGTACGGCTACACCAGCAAGGATGACAAGGTCTATCTGCAGTGTTTCGATACCAACGAGCTCAAGCGCATCAACAGTGAGCTGATGCCCGCCATGGGCATGGATCTGAAACTGGTGCAGCTGATGGCCGAGACCGACTGGAACGAGACCATGGTCTATGACGCCAAGGGCAAGGCAACCCCCTACAGCTATGACTGGATGTTCAAGCCGGGCGCCATGAAGGAGATCGCCAGCTACGCCGAGGGGATCGGCCCGTGGAAGCCGATGATAGTGCCGGAGCCGGGTACCCTGGGTAAACCGACCTTCACCGGCATGGTAAAAGAGGCGCACGCGGCCGGCCTCAAGGTGCATCCTTACACCTTCCGTCAGGATGATGGACAGATCCCGGCCTATGCCAAGGACTTTACCGATCTGCTCAACATCTTCCTCTATCAGGCAGATGTGGACGGGGTGTTCAGTGACTTCCCCGACAAGGCGGTTGCCGTCATCCAAGCCCATGAAGGGACACGGAAATAG
- the glpD gene encoding glycerol-3-phosphate dehydrogenase, giving the protein MSEHYDLVVVGGGINGVGIAADAAGRGLKVALFEAQDLASATSSNSSKLIHGGLRYLEHYEFRLVKEALAEREVLLGMAPHIARPMRFRLPHRPHLRPAWMIRAGLFLYDNLAKRDKLKGSCGVRFLPQDGLTSGINKGFEYSDAWVDDARLVVLNAMMARDKGADVQTRTSCVKAERGSKHWTLTLEREGGEQFSVTCRGLVNAAGPWVKTFYDESLHEKSPRGIRLIKGSHMIVPRIHEREEAYILQNEDNRIVFVIPYQQDYSLIGTTDVEHKGSPREAKISDAEINYLCKVVNAHFTRQIAPKDVIWTYAGVRPLCDDESDSPQAVTRDYTLELSGESDGAPLLSVFGGKLTTYRKLAQAACNKLKPWFSQMGEDWTASSRLPGGEFDCSVRELARAFALEFDWLDDRSALRIAEAYGAHARLWLKEPRGQHFGAGLYESEVSYLIEREWACTLEDILWRRSKLGLRLSDSEQQQLGEWLVHHHHGLRKAS; this is encoded by the coding sequence ATGAGCGAACATTATGATCTGGTCGTCGTTGGTGGCGGCATCAACGGGGTAGGCATTGCAGCTGATGCGGCAGGGCGGGGTTTGAAAGTGGCCCTGTTCGAGGCGCAGGATCTCGCCTCAGCCACCTCTTCCAACTCCAGCAAGCTGATCCACGGTGGTCTGCGCTATCTCGAACATTACGAATTCCGGCTGGTGAAAGAGGCGCTGGCGGAGCGGGAGGTGCTGCTCGGCATGGCGCCCCATATCGCCCGGCCGATGCGTTTTCGTCTGCCGCACCGCCCGCATCTGCGTCCGGCCTGGATGATCCGCGCCGGCCTCTTCCTTTATGACAATCTGGCCAAGCGCGACAAGCTCAAGGGCAGCTGTGGCGTGCGCTTCCTGCCGCAAGATGGCCTCACTTCCGGTATCAACAAGGGGTTCGAGTATTCAGACGCCTGGGTCGACGACGCCCGGCTGGTGGTGCTCAATGCCATGATGGCGCGCGACAAGGGTGCCGACGTGCAGACCCGCACCAGCTGCGTCAAGGCGGAGCGCGGCTCAAAGCACTGGACCTTGACGCTGGAGCGGGAAGGGGGCGAGCAGTTCAGCGTCACCTGCCGTGGTCTGGTCAATGCGGCCGGCCCCTGGGTCAAGACCTTCTATGACGAGAGCCTGCATGAGAAATCCCCGCGCGGTATTCGCCTCATCAAGGGCAGCCACATGATAGTGCCGCGCATCCATGAGCGCGAAGAGGCCTACATCCTGCAAAACGAGGACAACCGCATCGTCTTCGTTATCCCTTATCAGCAGGACTACTCCCTCATCGGCACTACGGATGTGGAGCACAAGGGCAGTCCGCGCGAGGCGAAGATCAGCGACGCCGAGATCAACTACCTGTGCAAGGTGGTCAACGCCCACTTCACCCGCCAGATCGCCCCGAAAGATGTGATCTGGACTTACGCCGGGGTGCGCCCGCTGTGCGATGACGAATCCGACTCGCCGCAGGCGGTGACCCGCGACTATACCCTCGAACTCTCCGGTGAATCTGACGGCGCGCCGCTGCTCTCGGTATTTGGCGGCAAGCTCACCACCTATCGCAAGCTGGCCCAGGCAGCCTGCAACAAGCTCAAACCCTGGTTCAGTCAGATGGGGGAGGACTGGACTGCCAGCAGCCGTCTGCCGGGGGGCGAGTTTGACTGCTCGGTCCGCGAGCTGGCGCGCGCCTTTGCGCTGGAATTTGACTGGCTCGATGATCGCAGCGCCCTGCGTATCGCCGAAGCCTATGGCGCCCATGCCCGGCTCTGGCTCAAGGAGCCCCGTGGCCAGCACTTTGGTGCCGGACTATACGAATCTGAGGTGAGCTACCTTATCGAGCGGGAGTGGGCTTGCACCCTTGAAGATATCCTCTGGCGTCGCAGCAAGCTGGGGCTGCGCCTGTCCGATTCCGAGCAACAGCAACTGGGTGAGTGGCTGGTACACCATCACCACGGCCTGCGCAAAGCAAGCTGA
- a CDS encoding DeoR/GlpR family transcriptional regulator: MKQTQRHLEILDVLTRQGFVSTDDLVTHFDVSPQTIRRDLNDLAEQNKIRRHHGGASLHSSTVNTAYSARKVMQLKEKERIAREVAANIPDGSSLFIDIGTTTEAIARALLDHRELRIVTNNLNVASILTAKDDFTVIIAGGEIRNRDGGIVGEATRDFIGQFRMDYGVIGISGIDNDGSLLDFDYHEVKIAQAIIAHSRQVFLAADHTKFGRNAMVNLGNINQVHALFTDQEPPEKLTRLMAQHQVACHIC, translated from the coding sequence GTGAAGCAAACCCAACGACATCTGGAGATCCTGGACGTCCTGACGCGGCAGGGATTTGTCTCGACCGACGATCTGGTGACCCATTTTGATGTCAGTCCCCAGACCATTCGCCGGGATCTCAACGATCTCGCCGAGCAGAACAAGATCCGGCGCCATCATGGCGGTGCCTCCCTGCATTCGAGTACCGTCAATACCGCCTACAGCGCTCGCAAAGTGATGCAGCTCAAGGAGAAAGAGCGTATCGCCCGCGAGGTAGCCGCCAATATTCCCGATGGCTCGTCCCTCTTTATCGATATCGGCACCACTACCGAAGCCATTGCCCGCGCCCTGCTCGATCACCGCGAGCTGCGCATCGTCACCAACAACCTCAACGTGGCCAGCATTCTGACTGCCAAGGATGACTTCACCGTCATCATCGCCGGTGGCGAGATCCGCAACCGGGATGGCGGCATCGTGGGGGAGGCAACCCGCGACTTTATCGGCCAGTTCCGCATGGACTATGGCGTCATCGGCATTTCGGGTATCGACAACGACGGCTCCCTGCTCGATTTCGACTATCACGAGGTGAAGATTGCCCAGGCCATCATCGCCCACTCCCGCCAGGTCTTTCTGGCCGCTGACCACACCAAGTTTGGTCGCAACGCCATGGTCAACCTCGGCAACATCAATCAGGTTCACGCGCTCTTTACCGATCAGGAGCCGCCCGAGAAATTGACAAGGTTGATGGCCCAGCATCAGGTCGCCTGCCATATCTGCTGA